A single region of the Glycine max cultivar Williams 82 chromosome 20, Glycine_max_v4.0, whole genome shotgun sequence genome encodes:
- the LOC102666206 gene encoding uncharacterized protein, with protein sequence MHESFKLYKEKVKAYHDKKLLKKYFRSGQQVLLFNSRLKLFLGKLKSKWSRPFTIKEVKPYGAVELFDPQSETSDRSWTVNGQRLKLCHGGNIERLTTILQLQDL encoded by the coding sequence ATGCATGAGTCCTTCAAATTGTAcaaagaaaaagtgaaggcttATCATGACAAGAAGCTGCTAAAGAAATACTTCCGATCGGGTCAACAAGTTCTATTATTCAACTCAAGATTAAAGCTGTTTCTAGGCAAGTTAAAATCTAAATGGTCTAGACCATTCACCATCAAGGAGGTCAAGCCTTATGGAGCAGTGGAATTATTTGACCCTCAATCAGAAACTTCAGATAGAAGCTGGACAGTAAATGGCCAGAGATTGAAGCTATGCCATGGTGGGAACATTGAGAGATTGACCACCATTCTGCAATTACAAGACCTCTAG